One Peromyscus leucopus breed LL Stock chromosome 4, UCI_PerLeu_2.1, whole genome shotgun sequence genomic region harbors:
- the Catsper2 gene encoding cation channel sperm-associated protein 2, which translates to MAQDQGHVQLPRADAIRSRLVDTFSLIEHLQGLSQAVPRHTVREILDPSRQKKLMSGDQHQLVRFSIKPRHMGYITHSQRMLSRLRVRCSQRPPLSLWAGWVLESPIFSKFIISLIFLNTIVLMVEIELMESTNTKLWPLKLALEVADWFILLSFIVEIFLMWMSSFTLFWNNAWNVFDFAVTMLSLLPEFVVLMGVSRTSVWLQLLRISRVLRSLKLFARFPQIKVIILALARALKSMTFLLMLLLIFFYIFAVTGVYFFQDYSRSTIEDLEYNMFFSDLPNSLVTVFILFTLDHWYAVLQDVWKVPEASRVFSSIYVVLWLLVGSIIFRNIIVAMMVTNFQNIRNELSEEMTHLEVQYKADIFKRQIIQRRQNCPLNQSNKIYFFMYREPSQGKHSEDLLEPSKGSGASDAENTDDEKNDTERSDTDKSDAERSDAEERSDAEERSDAEESDAEKKDAEAKKGQKESSKSKVYPAPASNSLSSYGSSVADFDFIDNLDWETLVHENLPGLMDMDQDDRVVWPRDSLFRYFELLEKLQYNLEERKKLQEFAVQALMSFEDK; encoded by the exons ATGGCACAGGACCAAGGACACGTACAGCTACCCAGAGCTGATGCTATTCGTTCTCGGCTGGTCGACACTTTCTCCCTCATAGAGCATTTGCAAGGCTTGAGCCAAGCCGTGCCGAGGCACACTGTCCGGGAGATACTTG ATCCTTCTCGCCAGAAGAAACTCATGTCAGGAGACCAGCACCAGCTTGTGCGCTTCTCCATAAAGCCCCGGCACATGGGGTACATCACACACTCCCAGCGAATGCTCAGCAGGCTCCGTGTGAGGTGCAGCCAGAGGCCACCTCTGTCCCTGTGGGCTGGATGGGTTCTTGAGA GTCCCATCTTCTCAAAATTCATCATCTCCCTCATCTTTCTGAATACAATTGTACTGATGGTCGAAATAG AATTGATGGAATCCACAAATACTAAACTGTGGCCAttgaagctggctttggaggttgcagattggtttattttacttagctTCATTGTAGAGATCTTTCTAATGTGGATGTCCAGCTTTACTCTCTTCTGGAATAATGCCTGGAATGTCTTTGACTTTGCTGTTACCATGTTG tctctgcttcctgagtttgTGGTGCTGATGGGAGTCTCAAGGACGTCTGTGTGGCTTCAGCTGCTGAGGATCTCCCGGGTGCTGAGGTCTCTCAAACTGTTTGCACGATTCCCTCAAATTAAAGTTATTATATTGGCTCTGGCCAGGGCCCTGAAG AGCATGACGTTCCTCCTGATGCTGCTGCTTATCTTCTTCTACATCTTTGCTGTAACTGGTGTCTACTTCTTCCAAGACTATTCCCGTTCAACTATCGAGGACCTTGAGTACAACATGTTCTTCTC GGACCTGCCAAATTCCCTGGTGACAGTGTTCATCCTCTTCACCTTGGACCATTGGTATGCAGTACTTCAGGACGTCTGGAAGGTGCCGGAAGCCAGCCGTGTATTTAGCAGCATCTATGTGGTCCTTTGGTTGTTGGTTGGCTCCATTATCTTTCGAAATATCATAGTAGCCATGATGG TTACTAACTTTCAGAATATTAGAAAcgagctgagtgaggagatgaCCCACCTGGAGGTTCAGTATAAAGCTGACATATTCAAGCGACAGATTATCCAGAG gagACAAAACTGTCCCCTGAATCA AAgcaataaaatttatttctttatgtacaGAGAACCGAGTCAAGGAAAGCACTCTGAAGACTTACTAGAGCCATCTAAAGGGTCTGGAGCCAGTGATGCTGAAAACACTGATGATGAGAAAAATGATACCGAGAGAAGTGATACGGATAAAAGTGATGCTGAGAGAAGTGATGCTGAGGAGAGAAGTGATGCTGAGGAGAGAAGTGATGCTGAGGAAAGTGATGCTGAGAAAAAAGATGCTGAAGCtaagaaaggacaaaaagaatCGTCAAAATCGAAAGTCTACCCAGCCCCCGCTTCCAACTCTTTATCCTCCTACGGTTCCTCTGTAGCCGATTTTGATTTTATTG ATAATTTGGACTGGGAGACTCTTGTGCATGAGAACCTGCCTGGGTTAATGGATATGGATCAGGACGACCGTGTTGTGTGGCCCAGAGATTCACTTTTCCGGTATTTTGAGTTACTGGAAAAGCTTCAGTATAACTTGGAGGAGCGCAAGAAGTTGCAAGAATTTGCAG TCCAGGCCCTGATGAGTTTTGAAGACAAGTAG